The following coding sequences lie in one Spinacia oleracea cultivar Varoflay chromosome 1, BTI_SOV_V1, whole genome shotgun sequence genomic window:
- the LOC130465556 gene encoding uncharacterized protein, with protein MSNLIKFEFAALDITGKNYLSWVLDAEIHLDAKDFGETIKEGNKATSQNKAKAMIFLRHHLHEGLKIEYLTVKDLQILWNNLNERLQDFKSVSEYNSAMFKITSQLKLRGEKITDAEKLEKTYSTFHANNIVLQTQYREKEFKKYSELIFCLLVVEQNNELLMKNHESRPTGFIP; from the exons ATGTCGAATCTTATAAAATTTGAATTTGCGGCCCTTGATATTACTGGAAAGAACTATTTGTCTTGGGTATTAGATGCTGAAATTCACCTAGATGCAAAAGACTTTGGTGAAACAATTaaagaaggaaataaagcaACAAGTCAAAACAAAGCTAAGGCTATGATATTTCTTCGCCATCACCTCCATGAGGGTCTTAAGATTGAGTACTTGACTGTAAAAGATCTACAAATCCTTTGGAATAATCTAAATGAGAG ACTACAAGACTTTAAGTCTGTAAGTGAATATAACTCAGCTATGTTCAAAATTACTTCACAATTGAAGTTACGTGGAGAGAAAATCACTGATGCagaaaagttagagaaaacatACTCTACCTTTCACGCAAATAACATTGTCCTGCAGACACAATACCGAGAAAAggaatttaaaaaatattctgaacttatattttGTCTCCTTGTGGTTGAGCAAAATAATGAGCTATTAATGAAAAATCATGAATCACGTCCTACTGGTTTTATTCCCTGA